In a single window of the Verrucomicrobiota bacterium genome:
- a CDS encoding DUF3293 domain-containing protein → MNPAYRVIRFTTEKPVPFPNFSVVTAFNPFGKVVEDEINEREDRKLYGAILDLGEKPIQITGMSHDGSHWEHGWTVLDADSAVTLGKQFHQEAIYRIEEGTLLLVDLSSGHTEDLGQWSDHLLD, encoded by the coding sequence ATGAATCCTGCCTATCGGGTCATTCGCTTCACGACCGAGAAACCAGTCCCATTCCCCAATTTCTCCGTCGTCACCGCGTTCAACCCGTTCGGAAAAGTCGTGGAGGATGAAATCAATGAAAGAGAGGACCGGAAGCTCTACGGAGCCATCCTGGATCTTGGAGAAAAACCGATCCAGATAACGGGCATGTCGCACGACGGCTCTCATTGGGAACACGGCTGGACGGTCCTCGATGCAGACAGCGCGGTCACCCTGGGAAAACAATTTCACCAGGAGGCCATCTACCGCATCGAAGAAGGGACCCTACTTCTCGTTGATCTTTCATCAGGCCACACCGAAGATCTAGGCCAATGGTCAGATCACCTACTGGACTAA
- a CDS encoding VIT and VWA domain-containing protein, whose protein sequence is MKTLILLFFFTVLTVASAQVLREGATHGATDAALDQTEAPYFWIPGSDEGLDLLPLKSTYVDVLIEGYLATVTVRQEFRNEGAIPIEAIYVFPGSTRAAVNDLRFEVGERTIVAEIKEKEEAKKTYVQAKTDGKRAVLLEQHRPNVFQMNVANILPADSVVVELRYTETLPRVEGDYEFVYPTVVGPRYSEDPVSGEGGATDWISSPFLSEETTVTPPKFQIELEIVQGQPLERVGSPSHSIDAEFVTENRVRTQLVTSTNRNDDRDFILRYSLAGKEPQASLLLKESENGGGFFLLNIEPPVRAGSHSVVPREYLFLIDVSGSMNGFPLSISKEIMNDLIGGLGPSDSFNMIAFAGGSEIFSKGGSVFADDRMKASAAHWLNTLTGGGGTSLLPALKRILVEPKREGVSRTVVVLTDGYVTVEQRAFALVRDHLGKANLFGLGIGSSVNRYLIEGLARTGGGEAFVATNPKEGKGVAKELVSLIKNPVLTDISVEFGDIRVSDLLPSQQPDLFLAKPVRVMGQFQGRPSGSVVVSGKQGSVDYREEIDLSSVPASESSSLDILWARAKIREWMDQLAYRNESEIRPLIVELGLSYRLLTAYTSFVAVEQEIVRKKVNAVPVKQPSPLPKGVSALAVGAGVPASPEPTTIGLFLIAVGVQGFGLWKWREGRKE, encoded by the coding sequence ATGAAAACACTGATCCTCCTCTTCTTCTTCACCGTTCTAACGGTAGCCAGTGCCCAGGTCCTTCGCGAAGGGGCGACGCATGGCGCAACAGACGCCGCTCTAGACCAAACCGAGGCCCCATACTTCTGGATTCCCGGTAGTGACGAAGGACTCGACCTCCTGCCGCTAAAATCGACCTACGTAGATGTCCTGATCGAGGGTTATCTGGCGACCGTTACGGTTCGTCAGGAGTTTCGCAATGAGGGCGCTATCCCCATTGAGGCGATCTACGTCTTTCCGGGATCAACTCGGGCAGCAGTCAACGATTTGAGATTCGAGGTGGGTGAAAGGACGATCGTCGCCGAAATCAAAGAAAAAGAGGAAGCAAAGAAAACCTATGTGCAGGCGAAGACCGATGGAAAGAGGGCCGTCCTTCTCGAACAGCACCGTCCCAACGTATTTCAGATGAACGTTGCCAACATTCTCCCGGCCGATTCGGTCGTCGTGGAGCTGCGTTACACCGAAACTCTTCCGCGGGTGGAGGGCGATTACGAATTCGTCTATCCGACGGTCGTAGGTCCGCGCTATTCCGAGGACCCGGTTTCAGGAGAGGGTGGCGCAACGGATTGGATTAGCTCCCCCTTTCTTTCCGAGGAGACAACGGTTACTCCTCCGAAGTTTCAAATTGAGTTGGAGATCGTGCAGGGGCAGCCCCTTGAGCGGGTTGGATCGCCAAGCCATTCCATCGATGCCGAATTCGTGACGGAAAATCGTGTTCGGACTCAACTGGTCACGAGCACAAATCGAAACGATGATCGGGACTTCATCCTTCGTTACTCGCTTGCTGGTAAAGAACCGCAAGCGAGTCTGTTGTTGAAGGAGAGCGAAAACGGGGGCGGGTTCTTTTTGCTGAACATCGAGCCACCTGTTCGTGCAGGCTCCCACTCTGTCGTTCCTCGAGAATACCTCTTTCTGATTGATGTTTCGGGTTCGATGAATGGATTCCCGCTTTCGATTTCGAAGGAGATCATGAATGACTTGATAGGCGGTCTCGGCCCTTCCGATTCGTTCAACATGATCGCGTTTGCAGGAGGTTCTGAAATCTTCTCTAAAGGAGGTTCCGTCTTTGCGGATGACCGTATGAAAGCTTCTGCTGCGCATTGGCTCAATACGCTTACCGGCGGCGGAGGAACCAGTTTGCTTCCGGCTCTGAAGCGTATTCTCGTCGAACCCAAGCGGGAAGGCGTTTCTCGGACGGTTGTGGTGCTCACCGATGGTTATGTAACGGTGGAGCAGCGAGCCTTTGCTCTCGTCCGCGACCACCTCGGGAAGGCTAATCTTTTTGGTCTGGGAATCGGGAGCTCGGTGAATCGTTATCTCATTGAAGGTTTGGCGAGAACTGGAGGTGGGGAAGCCTTTGTCGCGACGAATCCAAAAGAGGGAAAGGGAGTCGCGAAAGAACTTGTCTCGCTGATCAAAAATCCCGTTTTGACTGACATTTCCGTCGAGTTTGGCGACATCCGTGTGTCTGACCTGCTTCCTTCCCAGCAGCCGGACCTTTTTCTGGCGAAGCCTGTTCGGGTGATGGGTCAGTTTCAGGGTCGGCCGTCAGGCTCTGTGGTTGTGAGTGGCAAGCAGGGCAGTGTGGATTACCGAGAAGAGATCGACCTCTCCTCTGTTCCTGCCAGCGAATCCAGCTCCCTTGATATACTCTGGGCTCGGGCCAAGATCCGCGAATGGATGGATCAACTTGCCTATCGGAACGAATCGGAGATCCGCCCCTTGATTGTGGAGCTGGGTCTTTCCTATCGCCTCCTCACCGCCTACACCTCATTCGTGGCAGTGGAGCAGGAGATCGTTCGCAAAAAAGTGAACGCAGTGCCAGTGAAACAGCCTTCCCCTTTACCGAAGGGGGTGAGTGCACTTGCAGTAGGTGCGGGTGTGCCGGCATCTCCTGAGCCCACGACGATCGGATTGTTTCTCATTGCAGTAGGAGTCCAAGGTTTTGGTCTCTGGAAGTGGAGGGAAGGGCGAAAAGAATGA
- a CDS encoding ACT domain-containing protein, with protein MKSSILLITASGPDRPGIVHELARRVFEHKGNWERSRLIHLAGRFIGLLQISVPETFQKELEKDLFSIDGLDLTIAEGTVPATSGKDGIAMSLVGADHPGIVAEVFGALAKLGLNVESMSTRTEAAADSGTLLFHARATLTAQTPISIDEVRAKLESIASDLLVELAVEEA; from the coding sequence GTGAAATCCTCCATCCTGCTCATCACCGCCAGTGGCCCCGACCGACCTGGAATCGTTCACGAACTCGCCCGTCGCGTCTTTGAACACAAAGGAAACTGGGAGCGGAGCCGTCTCATCCACCTGGCCGGACGCTTCATTGGCCTCCTCCAGATAAGCGTTCCGGAGACCTTCCAAAAGGAGCTCGAAAAGGACCTTTTCAGCATCGACGGACTTGATCTTACCATTGCCGAAGGAACGGTACCAGCCACATCCGGAAAGGACGGAATCGCCATGTCCCTCGTCGGAGCCGATCATCCCGGTATCGTTGCAGAGGTATTCGGTGCCCTCGCAAAGCTCGGCCTGAACGTCGAATCGATGTCGACTCGCACCGAAGCCGCTGCCGACTCGGGCACCCTCCTCTTTCACGCGAGAGCTACTCTCACCGCACAAACTCCAATTTCGATCGATGAGGTCCGCGCGAAACTGGAATCCATTGCAAGCGACCTTCTGGTTGAGTTGGCCGTAGAGGAAGCGTAG
- a CDS encoding exosortase/archaeosortase family protein, translating into MIQRLPFSSVLLGSGVLLLILPSGWWYLQRMTDGSDEPYGVIALISWLFFLPWMRWVADFRSGTLLSRKEAVIALILGGAVAFIPGIPALVRAGLLVGAISLLALKKGMPPGATILGLISLPILASLDFYIGYPLRWVCGWLGTEGLQFFGLPVVLEGITMSIEGKEIVIDRPCAGLQYLWFGWLVSGCVTSFQRMGRKMVLVGSLATGCLLFLSNVVRVVTLFLLEWKGWGGPIAHETAGLVIFAVALVMIVGVLRRLDRRDQGVLGRTQTRPHSRIVRAERAGFGLAFAVFGFGLLSSGVWATRFVVKAEALATGADASTEWSASSDGRYLLLESFEEGGIPVRLYQDDEALLLVRHVEKPTRRLHPADDCFRGAGWGIENGTLWKDPYERNWRRFYATKDGNELEIRQRIEGADGWSGTDVSQWYWNAVLGKTKGPWKAWVVVRERAASRERKLDPHESL; encoded by the coding sequence ATGATTCAACGGTTACCCTTTTCCAGCGTTCTTTTGGGAAGTGGCGTCCTGCTTCTTATCCTGCCCAGTGGGTGGTGGTATCTGCAACGAATGACGGATGGTTCTGATGAACCTTACGGGGTAATCGCTTTGATTAGTTGGCTTTTCTTTCTTCCTTGGATGCGTTGGGTGGCGGATTTTCGGTCAGGAACTCTACTGTCTCGCAAGGAGGCCGTGATCGCCTTGATCCTTGGAGGAGCAGTTGCTTTTATTCCAGGAATCCCAGCACTCGTAAGAGCAGGATTGCTGGTTGGGGCGATCTCGCTACTGGCGCTAAAAAAAGGAATGCCTCCGGGTGCCACCATTCTCGGACTGATCAGTCTCCCGATCCTCGCGAGTCTCGATTTTTACATCGGTTATCCCTTGCGTTGGGTGTGCGGCTGGTTGGGCACTGAGGGGCTTCAGTTCTTCGGCCTTCCGGTCGTTCTTGAGGGGATTACCATGAGTATCGAGGGGAAGGAGATCGTGATTGATCGACCTTGCGCGGGGCTTCAATACCTTTGGTTTGGTTGGCTGGTGTCGGGCTGTGTGACCTCTTTTCAGCGAATGGGAAGGAAAATGGTTCTCGTTGGATCTCTGGCAACGGGATGCCTCCTGTTCCTCTCCAATGTAGTGAGGGTGGTGACCCTTTTTCTTCTCGAGTGGAAAGGTTGGGGTGGACCGATTGCGCATGAAACTGCCGGGCTAGTGATCTTTGCAGTGGCCCTTGTGATGATTGTTGGGGTTCTTCGAAGACTGGATCGGAGGGACCAAGGGGTTCTGGGTAGAACCCAGACGAGACCACACTCGAGAATCGTTCGCGCAGAGAGAGCCGGATTCGGATTGGCTTTCGCTGTGTTTGGATTCGGTCTACTTTCGTCGGGCGTTTGGGCAACCCGGTTCGTGGTGAAAGCGGAGGCCTTAGCTACAGGGGCGGATGCCTCTACGGAATGGTCGGCGAGCAGTGACGGAAGATACTTGCTACTGGAATCTTTTGAGGAAGGTGGGATACCTGTTCGCTTATACCAGGATGACGAAGCACTTCTTCTGGTGCGGCACGTAGAGAAGCCGACTCGCAGGCTTCACCCTGCTGACGATTGTTTCCGGGGAGCTGGTTGGGGAATTGAGAATGGGACTCTTTGGAAAGATCCATACGAGCGAAACTGGCGCCGTTTCTATGCAACGAAGGATGGCAACGAGCTTGAGATCAGGCAACGGATTGAGGGAGCCGATGGTTGGAGTGGAACCGATGTGTCACAGTGGTATTGGAATGCCGTGTTAGGAAAAACGAAAGGTCCGTGGAAAGCATGGGTAGTTGTCCGGGAGAGAGCCGCAAGTAGGGAAAGGAAGCTTGATCCCCACGAGTCTCTCTAG
- a CDS encoding PfkB family carbohydrate kinase: MKISDSPAEPVLIVGSVGYDDIETPFGKDERILGGSASFASLASSYFAPTRIVAVVGNDFEDRDWKQLETHSVDVSGLQVDESGPTFRWTGKYGENFNDRETIDIQLNVFESFKPVLPEAYKGTRYVLLGNIHPALQAHVLDQLEAKDAFIAADTIDLWINIEQPAFLELIKRIDLLAINDSEAALLTGESNVVKAGSALRELGPEHVIVKKGEHGAYYFYDGGIFALPAYPVTELRDPTGAGDTFLGALMGSLAAVDRSDVSAVKTGLLYGTAVASQTVEAFSCDRLISGGAETIEERVAQIREMISL, encoded by the coding sequence GTGAAAATCTCTGACAGTCCTGCCGAGCCCGTTTTGATCGTTGGTTCGGTGGGTTACGACGATATCGAGACACCTTTTGGCAAGGATGAGCGCATTCTCGGAGGGTCTGCCTCCTTCGCCTCTCTTGCCTCGAGCTACTTCGCCCCTACGCGGATTGTTGCCGTGGTCGGAAACGATTTTGAGGATCGCGATTGGAAACAATTGGAGACGCACTCGGTCGATGTCTCCGGACTACAGGTGGATGAAAGTGGACCTACCTTTCGATGGACAGGTAAGTACGGTGAGAACTTTAACGATCGCGAGACCATTGATATTCAGCTGAACGTGTTTGAGTCGTTCAAACCCGTGTTGCCGGAGGCTTACAAGGGCACCCGTTACGTTTTACTCGGTAACATTCACCCTGCGTTACAAGCGCATGTGCTCGACCAACTGGAGGCCAAGGATGCTTTCATAGCTGCTGATACCATCGATTTGTGGATCAATATCGAGCAGCCTGCTTTTTTGGAACTGATTAAACGCATCGACCTTTTGGCAATTAATGACAGTGAGGCTGCATTGCTTACGGGGGAATCCAACGTGGTGAAAGCGGGCTCCGCACTACGGGAGTTAGGTCCTGAACACGTAATCGTGAAGAAGGGAGAGCACGGTGCCTACTATTTCTATGACGGTGGCATTTTCGCCCTGCCTGCCTACCCGGTAACGGAGCTGCGCGATCCGACCGGAGCGGGCGACACTTTCCTCGGTGCCTTGATGGGAAGCCTCGCTGCGGTAGATCGCAGTGACGTGTCTGCCGTAAAGACGGGGCTTCTTTATGGAACCGCAGTCGCCAGCCAAACGGTTGAGGCTTTCAGCTGCGATCGCCTCATTTCTGGCGGAGCTGAGACTATTGAAGAACGGGTGGCCCAGATCAGGGAGATGATTTCCTTGTAG
- a CDS encoding dUTPase yields MDKLTEIFALQEKLNERIGVSLDGLTDEKKAEWVLNYSRAMQQELAELIDSVPWKWWAKYQEFDEQNARVEVVDLFHFLISAAQALGMTADDVYNAYLAKNKVNHARQESGYAEKDHDDSKHI; encoded by the coding sequence ATGGACAAACTGACGGAAATTTTTGCGCTGCAGGAAAAACTCAACGAGCGAATCGGCGTTTCGCTCGACGGCCTGACCGACGAGAAAAAGGCAGAGTGGGTGCTCAACTATTCCCGCGCCATGCAACAGGAGCTTGCAGAGCTCATCGATTCCGTCCCTTGGAAGTGGTGGGCCAAATATCAGGAGTTCGACGAGCAAAATGCCCGCGTTGAAGTGGTAGACCTCTTCCACTTCCTAATCTCGGCTGCACAAGCCCTCGGGATGACCGCAGACGACGTCTACAACGCCTACCTCGCCAAAAATAAGGTCAACCACGCACGCCAGGAGTCAGGTTACGCGGAGAAAGACCACGACGATTCAAAGCATATCTAG